GCCGCCGTGATCGGTCAGCGCCGGCTGGGTCTGCTCGCCGCCGCGGAGATGGGAGCCCGTCTGCACCGGTTGGCTGTGATCCCCGATCCCGGACCGGATCCCGTGGAGATCGCCGCGGTGCTGCTCGACGGGATCGACCTGGTGGTGTTGGGGCTCGGTGGGGCATCGGTGCCGCCGTCCCGCGCTCGTGCGGTCGCCGCCCGGGCGCGGAGCAAGCAGTCCGTCCTCGTGGTCACGGACGGTCGCTGGGAGGGTGCACACGTGCGACTGGAGGCGCGGGTCGACGGTTATCGGGGTGTGGACGGTCCCGGCCGGGACCGGCTGTGCGCGACCCGCTTGTCGGTCCGGGCGCACGGGCGTGCGTTTCCTCCGCGCGCCACCCGCGTGGAGGTGTGCGCCGGCCGCAGTGCCGTCGAATGGGTGAGTGAGGAGCGAAATCGGCTGGAGGACGGGCATTTCCGTAAAGCGGTCCGGTGAACGACTCGTCCTCTCGACGGGCGCCCGCGCGGGTCGTGGCCCTCTGGTGCCCCGACTGGCCCGCCGTCGCCGCCGCCACCGCCGCGGAGTTGCCCGCGACCGTCCCGGTGGCGGTGGTCTCGGCGAATCGTGTCGTCGCCTGCTCGGCCTCGGCGCGGGCCGCGGGTGTCCGGCGCGGCCTGAGACGACGTGAGGCGCAGGCACGCTGCCCGGAACTGCATGTGGCCCGCTCGGATCCCGACCTGGAAGCGCGGACGTTCGAGGCGGTGGTGGCCGCAATCGATGCGGTGGCCCCGGGCGTGGAGGTGCTGCGCCCGGGGCTGGTGGTCCTCGCCGCGCGCGGTGCAGTCCGGTGGTTCGGTTCGGAGGAGGCCGCCGCGGAGGCCCTGATCGACGCGGTCGCGGCGACCGGCGTGGAATGCCAGGTCGGTGTCGCCGACGAGTTGTCCACAGCGGTCCTCGCCGCGCGCCGGAACGCGCTGGTCCCGACGGGGAGGGGCGCCGAGTTCCTGGCGCCGCTGCCGGTCTCGTATCTCGCGGTGGAACCGGCGCTGGCGGCTCCTCGGCGGGCCGACACGGTGGATCTGTTGCGCCGTCTCGGTATCCGCACCATCGGAGCGTTCGCCGCGTTGTCCCCGATCGATGTTGCGTCACGCTTCGACGCGGACGTCGTCGCTGCGCACCGGAGCGCACGGGGCCTGCCGGAACGTCCCCCGTCGGGGCGGCCGATCCCTCCGGACCTGACGGTCGAGCAGCCCTGCGACCCGCCGGTGGAGCGGGTCGACGCCGCGGCCTTCGCCGGTCGCGCACTGGCCGAACTGCTCCACACCAGGCTCGCGGCAGCGGGAGTCGCATGCACGCGACTGCTCGTGACGGCACGCACCGGGGCCGGGGAGGAACTCGCGCGCACCTGGCGCTGCGCCGAGCCGCTCACCCCCGAGGGTACGGCCGATCGTGTGCGATGGCAGCTCGACGGATGGCTCACCGGCCGCAACACGAACCGGCCCACGGCGGGAATCGTGCTGCTACGTCTCGAACCGGTCGAGGTCGTGGCCGCCGGCGCGCTGCAGCTCGGGCTCTGGGGCGGTGTCGGCGACGAGGACGAACGCGCACGTCGGGCGCTCGTCCGAGTGCAGGGCCTGCTCGGTGGGGACGCCGTCCGGATCGGAGTGCTCGGCGGCGGCCGGGGACCCACCGAACGGATCGTCCTCGTGCCCGTCGGCGACGAGGCGATACCGCACTCCGACCCGGACGCACCGTGGCCGGGCCGGCTCCCGCCCCCGGCTCCCGCGCTGGTGTTGCACACACCTCCCGCGATCCGGCTGGACGACGACGTGGGGAATCCGGTCTCGGTGACCGAGCGCGGACTGCTCAGCGGGGCACCTGCTCGGCTGCGATGGGGAAGTCGCAGCTGGACGGTGATCGGATGGGCCGGTCCGTGGCCGGTGGACGAGTACTGGTGGGATCCGGCCGCCGCCCGGTGCGCCGCCCGTCTGCAGGTGCTGCTCGAGGAATCACGGGCCCTGCTGGTGTTCTTCGGTGCCGACGGCTGGCGGGTGGAGGGCGTCTACGACTGAGTAGGCTCGAGCATCATGAGATCTCCGGTCCTCACCGTCGCGCCGAACGGGGTCGCCCTGGCGTATCGCGAATACGCTGCGTCCCGCGAATCCGCGGGGTCCGCCGCCCGTTCCGTGCCCGTACTGCTTGTGCACGGGATGGGGGGTGACGGGCGCACATGGACCCGGTTCGCCGGAAACCTGGTGAAGGCGGGCCGACGGGTGATCACCGTCGACCTGCGCGGGCACGGACGCAGCGGCCGGGCCCCCTCGTACCGTTTCGACGAGTTCGCCGCCGACGTCGCCGGCCTGTGCGCCCACCTGGGTGTCGAGGCCGTCGATCTCGTCGGGCACTCGCTCGGCGGTCATGTGGGATCGCTGGTCGCGCAACAGAATCCCGGCCTCGTCCGGCGACTTGTCCTCGAGGAGACACCTCTGCCGTTGCGGGAGGGGGATCCGGTTCCGGAGGTGCCGGCCCACCGCCCGACTCCCGCGGAGTTGTGGCACGCCGCGACCAGCATGGCGCTCAACCCGCGCGCGGTCACCGCCTTCGACCGCTCGATGACGCCGTCGGTCGTCGCCCAGTTCCACACGCCGAATCCGGTGTGGTGGAAGCATCTTCCGTCCCTCGACGCTCCGACCCTGCTGTTGCGCGGAGCGCGCCGCGGCAGCATGGTCGACCCGCGCCTGCTGACGGCGGCAGTCGACGCGCTGCCTTCGGCCTCAGTGCGGGAGATCGGCTGCGGGCACAGCATCCACCGCGACCGTGCCCGCGATTTCGCAGCGGCCGTCGTCCCGTTCCTCACGGATCGAACGGTTGCCTAGACTGGACGATCGTGCGCATCGCGACCTTCAACATCAACGGAATCCGCGCCGCACAGCGCCGCGGATTCGAGGACTGGTTGCGTGAGCGCAACCCCGACGTGGTGGCCCTGCAGGAGGTACGCGCTCCGGCGGCTGCGATCCCGCAGGGAGTCTTCGGCAAGTACCACCTCGCCTACGACGAGGGCACCCTTCCCGGCCGCAACGGCGTCGGAATCCTGACCCTGCACGAACCTGCCGCCGTGCGCACCTGGAGCGGCACCGCACTGCTGCGACTTCCCGGTGAGGAACACGTCGACCGGATCGAGTTCGATCGGGGAGCGCTGGCACGCGGACTGTCCGAATTCGCCCACGAGGGGCGGTACGTCGAGGTGGATCTCGCCGACGCACCGATCACCGTGGCGTCGCTGTACCTGCCGAAGGGCGGGCTCCCGGCGCACCTCCAGAAGCCCGGGCGCATGCGCGACGAACCGGACGGTGGGATGCGCTACCAACGCAAGATGCGGTTCCTGTCGGCCTTCGCCCGGCAGCTGACCCGTAGCCGACTCGCGGCGCGCGCCCAGGGGCGGGAGTTCCTGATCATGGGTGATTTCAACGTCGCCCACACGCGCTACGACGTGCGCAACTGGCGGCGTCGCGGGCAGGCCGAGGGCTTCCTGCCCGAGGAACGCGCCTGGTTCGATTCACTGTTGTCGCCGCGCACGCTCGTCGACGTCGTCCGCCGGAATCATCCCGAGGTCGACGGTCCCTACTCGTGGTGGTCGTGGCTGGGGGAGTCGTTCGCCTCCGATTCCGGGTGGCGGATCGACTACCACCTCGCCACGCCGCGACTGGCCCGGACCGCGATCTCCGCAGGGACCGACCGCGATCCGGCGCCGGACCGGAGGATCAGCGATCACGCGCCGGTCGTCGTGGACTACGACATCTGAGTGACTGTCGTGGACTACGACATCTGAGTGACTGTCGTGGACTACGACGTCTGAGCTTGATATGTAGGGCTCGTGGTCAGTCCATGGTGAGGATCTGACGGAGGGCGGTTCCGTCGGCCAGGGCGTCCATCGCCTCGTTGATCCGACCCAGCGGCAGACGGTCGGTGACGAGTCGCTCGACCGGCAGTCGCCCCTCGCGCCACATGTCCACGAAGCGGGGGATGTCGCGGGCCGGGACGGCGGATCCGAGGTAGCTGCCCACCAGTGAGCGGCCCTCGCCGACGAGAGCGGTGGGCGAGATCTCGAGCCGGGCGTCGGGGGCGGGCAGGCCGACAGTGATCGTAGTGCCTCCCGGTCCGGTGAGCGCGACCGCCGTGGCGAGCGCGGGCACGCTCCCCGCGGCCTCGATGACCAGCCGCGCCTTCACGCCCTGTTCGACGGCCTCGTCCGGTGAGAGGACGCGTTCGGCTCCCAGCGACCGGGCCGTATCGCGCTTGTCCGGGGAGGTGTCGACGGCGATCACGGTGACGTCGTCGTGGGCCAGCGCCACGAGCAGCGCGGCCATCCCCACTCCGCCGAGACCGACGACGACCAGCGTGTCCCCGGCCTGAGGACGAGCAGTATTGACGACCGCCCCGCCACCGGTCAGCACGGCGCAACCCATCAGCGCGGCGACCTCGGCGGGGACGTCGTCGCCGACACCGACGAGCGACCGCGTGTCGACGACGGCGTGGGTCGCGAAGGCCGATGCTCCCAGATGGTGGTGGACGTCGTTCCCGTCGCGGTGCAGCCGCCGGGCGCCCGACAGCAGGGTTCCCGCCGCGTTCGCGGCCGATCCCGGGATGCAGGGGCGGATGCCGTTGCTCGCGCAGCCCTCGCACTCACCGCAGCGGGGCATGAAGGTCATGACGACCCGCTCGCCGACGGAGAATCCCGTGGTGTCGTCGCCGAGTTCGACGATGCGTCCGGCCGCTTCGTGCCCGAGCAGCATGGGAACCGGACGAGGCCGGTTGCCGTCGACGACGGACAGATCGGAGTGGCACACACCGGCGCATTCGATCTCGACCAGCGCCTCACCCGGGCCCGGTGGGTCGAGTTCGAGAAGGTCCACGCTGAGCGGGGTGGACTCCTCGTACCGCCGTCGACGTCCGATCTCCTCCAGGACTGCTCCGGTGATCTGCACGAGTCTCCCTTCCGTAGAGTCGCGGATTCTCCGCCTCTAGCATCACGAGCATGACACTCACCCGGGCCGACCGCTTCCTCATCGGTGCTACCGCAGTCTTCCTCGTGTCCCAGGCGAACATCGGTCGGGTTCTCGGCTCCACGGCCCCGACGGTGGGCACCCTCCAGACCACCTTCTCGGCCGCGAAGTACCGAAAGATCCTCGACAATCTCGGTCCTGAGGAGATCGAGCGCTACCGGCAGCACTACTACTGGGACATGGTCCATCCGGCGACCTTCGCGATCGCATTGCGGGCCGGTGCACGATCGCTCGACGAACACCGCCCGCTGTCGCCGAGCACGCGTCGGATCCTGATGGCGGCGCCCGTCGTCGCCGCGGCGGGGGACTACGTCGAGAACGCCGTCGGCCTGTACCTGCTGGATCACCGCACCCGGATCGACGATCGGACGGTCCGGGCTGCCTCGACCGTCAGCGTCACCAAGTGGGTGCTGGCGCTGGGCAGTTTCGCGTACCTGTCGCAGGGATTCCTGCGGATGTGGGGCGGTGCGGCACAGCGGGTTCTTCGCCGCGGCTGACCGGTCACCGCGGGGTGCCGGGCCATCACGAGGGTGTCCGGGCCACAATGTCCGCGTGACCACCATCTCCGCCCCCACCTGTTCCGCACTGTCCGCGCTCGACGAGCCGCTGCCCGGTACGGCGGCCACCGCGCCCGGCTACGTGTGCCTCGAGGTGCCGACGGGCTGGGGCCGCGACGTGCTCGACGGCACCGCCCTCGGCGCCGAGTTGTCGGACGAATTGTCCGCCCGGGCGAAGGCCGCGGACGTGCGGATCCTGTTCATCCGGAGACCCGGCCGCGACGTGGTGCGGGAGACCCGGACCGTCCTGCTGGCCCGCACCGAACCGGAGAACACCTGGTGCGAGCGGCTCGAGATCACCGAGCCGGCGGAGCTGCTCGACATCGTCCCCCGTGTGGTCGCAGGTCCGGCCCCCGGTTTCGGCACGGCCGTGCAGGACCCGATCGCCCTGGTGTGCGCTCACGGAAAGCGGGACCGGTGCTGCGCTGTGCTGGGGCGCCCGATCGCGGCCGCTCTGACCGCCGAGTTCGGGCAGGACGTGTGGGAGTGCTCGCACACCGGCGGACACCGTTTCGCGCCGTCGATGATCATGCTGCCCACCGGTTACACCTACGGGCGGCTCGACGAGGACGACAGTCTCGCCGCCGTCCGCGACGCCGGGAAGGGCAAGGTCCACGCGGCCGGTCTGCGGGGTCGCAGCACCTGGGGTGCGGCCGGGCAGGCCGCCGAGATCGCGGTGCGCGAGGCGATCGACGAGTTCGCGATCGACGCCGTGACGGTCGAGGACGGGGACGAGCCGATCGTGCGTCATCGCGACGGCCGGGCATGGCAGGTCGGGGTGGAGACCTCGGAACTACCGGCCCGGCCGGCGAGCTGCGGTGCCGCGGCCAAGCCGGCGCGTCCCGTCGTCGCGACGACGATCACGCCGCTGTAGCGACACCCCGACCACCCGGCCGCTCTGCGGTCTAGTGATCCCGCCGCTCTGCGGTCTAGTGACCCAGTCCGACCTTCGCGTGCACGCGCTTCATCCACGCCGGTGCCCACCAGTTGGCCTCGCCCATGAGCTTGACCAGTGACGGCACGAGCAGCATGCGCACGATTGTTGCGTCGATGATCAGCGCGACGATCATGCCGACGCCGAGGAACCGCATGATCGACAGGCCGGAGATGGTGAAGGCCCCGGTGACCACGATCAGCAGCAGTGCAGCGGCGGTGACGACACGTCCGGTGCGGGCAATGCCGTACTCGACGGCTTCTACCGTCGTCGCTCCGGCCGCGCGGGCCTCCATCATGCGCGACATGAGGAACACCTCGTAGTCGGTCGACAGGCCGAACACCACGGCGAGGATGAGGACGACGAAGGTCGGCTCCATCGCCGCGGGAACGACGTGCAGCCATGAAGCACCGTGGCCCAGCTGGAACACCCAGGTCAGCACGCCGAAGGTCGCGGCGAGGCTCAGTGCCGCCATGAGCACCGCCTTGATCGGCAGTGCCACCGACCCGAATGCCAGGAACAGCAGCACCAGGGTCGAGAGCACCATGATCGTGATCATCCAGGGGAGCGAATCCGAGACGGCTTGGTTGGCGTCGTCGACGAGAGCCCGGCCGCCGCCGACGAGCAGGTCGGTGCCGTCCGGCACGTCCAGGGCGCGCAGTTCGCCGGTGATCTCGCTCGCCCGTGCGGTGCCGTCCACGCCCTGAGCGTAGAGGCCTTGCAGGACCACCACGTCGGACTCCTGCCCGACGATGACGGTCTGCGAGATGCCGTCGACCTTGGCGACCTCGGTGGACACCGTGCGCACGGCAGTGCTGTCCGGGGCCTGTCCGTTCTCACCACGCAGGACGAGCGTGGCGCCGTTGCCGGTGCTCGGGAACTCGTCGAGCAAGGTCTGGGTGGCTGCGCGGGCCTGGCTGTCCTCGGGCAGGGCGGTGTATTCGATCTCCCCGAACCGTGCTTCGAACAGGGGCGACGCGAGTACGAGGAGACCGCCGGTGATCACCACCGCGATCAGGGCGGGACGGCGCACGACCTTGCGGACGACCCCACCCCAGAAACGACGTGCCCGCGCTTCGGCGCGGGTGGAGGTCTCACGGTCCCAGGTCCACGCGTTGATGCGGTGGCCGAGCATCGTCAGCAGGGCGGGAACCGCGGTCAGCGACAGGACGGCGGCACCGAGGACGGCGGCCATGGCACCGAGGCCGAGCGACCGCAGTACCGTCTGCGGGAAGACGAGCATGCCCGCGAACGCGCAGATCAGCAGGGCAGCGGAGAACATCACGGTGTGACCGGCGGTGGACATCGTCCGCTTGACCGCCGAGGTGACGTCCGAACCGGCCGCGAGTTCCTCGCGGTAGCGGCTGACGATGAACAGGCCGTAGTCGATCGCCAGGCCCAGACCGATCAGCGACGTGATGTTCAGCGCGTACGACGACACCTCGGTGAAATTCGACAGCAGGCGCAGGGTGGCGAGGGACGAGAAGATCGCGAGCACACCCACGAAGACCGGGACCGCGGCGGCGATCACCCCGCCGAAGATGAACACCAGCAGCACCAGCGTGATGGGCACCGCGATGAGCTCGGACCGGACGAGATCGCTCTCCAGGGTGTCGGTGAACTCGATCGCGACCACGGTGTTGCCGGCGAACTGCGATTCCACGCCGGGCACCTCGAGCAGGTCGAGGGCTTCGGGGAAGCTCGCGGCCGTGAGCCCGGAGTTCGCGCCGAGCGTGATCGAGGCAGCCACGCTGCGTTGGTCGGTCGACAGCAGCAGCTGGTTCATCGGCGGCGGAGCGGTCCAGTAGGTCTGGATCGACTCGGCGGGGACGGCGTCCTGGAACTCGGCGAGGGTTCTTTCGATGTCGGGACGGATGTCGTCGACCGTGCGTCCCTCGGGTGCGGTGTAGAGCGCGATGATGTCCGCGGCCTGCGACCCGAAGTTCTCGTAGATGATCTGCTCGACCTCGACGGCCTCGCTGTTCGGGTCGTAGTAGCCCGTGCCGGTCAGCTTGCCGAAGATCCCGACGCCCCAGGCGCCGGCGAAGAGCACGACGAGCAGCACGATCGCCAGTACCCATCGGCTCCTGGTGACGACGATCTCGGCCCAGCGACTCATGCCCACTCCCGGTTCCGCTGACGATTGTGACGATCGGCAACTGTACTGGCGTGGAGTGGGAGGGCTTCACCCTGCTCGGCCGGAACGGCCGCGAGATCAGGGGAGGAAGAAGGTGGACCGACGCGCCGGATGCCTCACGGCACGTTGCGCAACGTGGCTCCAGCCGGACGGTATTCCACGAAGGCGGTTTCTCATTGGCTCCGGGGCGTACGCGACGCGCCGATCCACACTCCTCAACAGGGGTGGGCAAGGATCCATTCCCGGCCCTGCCGGACGTGACCGGGTTCACCCGCCGTCGTGGGCATGGTGGGCGGTGCCGGCCGCCTGCGTCACGTCGTGCACCTCGTCGGCGCCGACCACCACGAACTGTCCCATCATGCCGCTGTCCTCGTGCTCGAGCAGGTGACAGTGGTACATGTACGGCATCGCCGGATCGGTGTGGCTACCGAACGGAACGAGCAGCCGCACGGTCGCCGCCGGCGGGACGAAGACGGTGTCCTTGCGACCGGCCAGGGACGGATGGTCGGGACTCACCCCGGTCATGCCGAGGACCTCGAACTGCACGTCGTGGATGTGGAAGTTGTGGATCGTGCCGCTGACGTTGCGCACCTCCCACAGTTCGGTGGTGCCGGCGACGACCACCTCGTCGATCCGGCCCATGTCCATCTCGCGATCGTTGATGGTCGTCGACGAGGTCAGGTCGATGCGGCGGGTGCTGCTCGGTTCCCCGAGCTCCGGAAGGGTGGTCAGCCTCTCCGGGATCGCGGCCGACGACCCGAGGACGGGTGCCGCCCGCAGCTCGAGGACGTCCATGCGGTCGTCGCCACCGGAGAAGCGGTCCTGCCAGAAGCCGGCCTTCAGCTCGGGCGGGGTGCTGCGCAGCACATGCCTCGAACCTGCTTCCGGCCGGACGACGATCTCGGCGCGCTCGCCCGGCGACAGCTGGAGACTGCGGACGGCCCGCGGCTCCTCGAGCAGACCACCGTCGCTGCCGACGAGGAGGAACGGCATCCCGGTGTCGAACGAGAAGTTGTAGACGCGCGCGTTCGACGCGTTGAGCACCCGGAGCCGGACCGTCTCGGTGCCGACGTCCAGGAACGGCCGCGGTGTGCCGTTGACGAGGATCTCGTCGCCGAGCGTGCCGGCGTCGGCGAAGATCGCGTTGCTGTCGTCGAACTGGTCGCCGTCGAACTTCCGGTCCTGAACGATGAGGGGGATGTCGTCGACCCCGTAGTCGTGGGGGAGCGGCGACGTGCCGGGCTCGTCGATCAGGAACATGCCCGCGACGCCCCGGTACACGTGCGCGGCGGTGGAACCGTGCAGGTGCGGGTGGTACCAGAGGGTCGCGGCCGGCTGATCGACGGTCCAGTACGGCGACCATGTCGTTCCCGGCTCGATCGGCTGGTGCGGTCCGCCGTCCATCGCCGCGGGCAGGTGCATGCCGTGCCAGTGCATCGTGCTCGTCTCGCCGAGTTCGTTCGTGACGTTCACGCGCACGTTCTCGCCGCGCACGGCGCGGAGAGTGGGTCCGAGATAGCTGCCGTTCACGCCCCACGTCCGGGTGTCGGGGCCGTGCCCGAGGTCGGTCGTGCCGCGCTGCATGGTCAGGTCGAACACGCGCGTGCCGTCGGCGTCGACGGTGCCCGACTCGACGGGAGGGATGCGCAGGGCGGTGTCGAAGTCGACGCGTCCGGTGGTGTCGAGTGCGCGCGTGGTCCACGCGTGGACGGCCAGGCCACCGATGACCGCCACGAACCCGATGAAGAGCACGAAGGGTATGGCGAGCAGACGCACCAGGATTTTCACGACATCCATGCTCGTTCTCCCACACCCTCGGCACATCCGGCGTGGCACCGGATTTCGTAATGGGGGAGAACCCTGACGGAACCTCAGGAAGCGCTGTGCAGTCGTGCTGCCTGCCGCACGAGATGGTCGCGTTCGGGCACGCTGGTCGCCAGGTGCGCGGCCTCCGCATAGAGCCGGGCCGCCGTCGCGGTGTCGCCGGCGCGTTCGTGGAGATACGCCGCGGCCGCCGTGTACCGGGGCAGGCTGGGGTCGAGCTCGGCCAGCGCTGCGAGACCGGCGTGGGGTCCGTCCGCCTCACCGACCGCGACGGCACGGTTGAGGCGGACCACTGGGTTGTCGGTGAACTGCAGGAGCTCGTCGTACCACTCGACGATCTGCACCCAGTCGGTCTCCTCCGCGGTGCGTGCGTCGGCGTGCAGGGCGGCGACGGCGGCCTGCGCCTGGAACTCGCCGAGCCGGTCGCGGGCGAGTGCGGCCTGCAGGATCTCCACGCCCTCCCAGATCATGCGCGTGTCCCACAGGCTGCGGTCCTGTTCGGCGAGGGGGACGAGACTGCCGTCCGACCGGATGCGCGCCGCTCGCCGGGCGTGGTGGAGCAGCATCAGCGCGAGCAGACCCGACACCTCGGGGTGGTCGATCACCGCTGCCAGCCGGCGCGTGAGCCGGACGGCCTCGGTGGCCAGGTCGACGTCACCCGAATAGCCCTCGTTGAACACGAGATAGAGCACCCGCAGCACCGTCGCGACGTCGCCCGGCCGATCCAGCCGGACGTCCGCGATCGTGCGCTTGGCCCGGCTGATGCGTTGGGCCATCGTCGCCTCCGGGACGAGATAGGCCTGCGCGATCTGCCGGGTGGTCAACCCGCCGACGGCACGCAGCGTGAGCGCGACCGCCGACCCGGGCGTGAGCGACGGGTGGGCACACAGGAAGTACAACGCGAGCGTGTCGTCCACCGGTGTGCCCGGACCCGGCCGGGGCTCGGCGTCGACGAGGATCTCGCGGCGTCGACGAGACGCGTCGGCGCGCACGGCGTCGAGGAATCTGCGCCACGCCACCGCGACCAGCCAGCCCTTCGGGTCGCGCGGCGGATCCTCCGGCCACACCCGCAGGGCTTCGACGAGCGCGTCCTGCACGGCATCCTCGGCCGACGCGAAATCCGCTCCGCGGCGGACGAGGATGCCGATCACGGTGGGGACGAGTGTGCGCAGTAGAGCCTCGTCCACGTCTACTCCGTGACGGTGTCCACGGCGTCACTCCGTGACGGTCGGCGGCTCGGACATGAACGGGCGCACCTCCAGCCATTCGTGGATCGGCTTCCCGCCGGCTCCCGGCGCGGCCGACAGTTCGCCGGCCAGTTCCAGTGCCCGTTCGTAGCTGTCGACGTCGATCACCATCCACCCGGCGATGAGATCCTTCGTCTCCGGGAACGGCCCGTCGGTGACCGGGGGACGTCCCTCGCCGTCGTAGCGGACGAAGGCGCCTTCCGGGGAGAGCGCCTGCGCGTCCACGAACTCACCCGTGCTCTCGAGACGGGCGGCGAAATCCTGCATGAAGCGGACGTGGGCCGACACCTCCTCCGGTTCCCACTGATCCATGGGTACGTCGTTCACCGCTGCCGGGGCGCCGCGGTAGTGCTTGAGCAGCAGGTACTTGGCCATGATGTTCTCCTCCGTGCGGTACGGCCCATTGTGGCCGCGTTCATGGAGGAGACGGAGCCGCTTCCGGATTCTCGACATCCCTCCGCGAACGATTCGAGGTTAGGGTCGCGGCATGCGTATTCATCTCGGACCCGGCCACGACGACCACCTCGCCGCAGCGATCGTCTCCGGCGGCGGAACCCTCTCCGAACTGCACGACGCCGATGCCCTGGTGTGGGACGGCAGCGCCGAGGAGTTCCCCGACCTGCCCGACACCGTGCGGTGGGTGCAGCTCACCTATGCCGGCATCGAACCGTTCTTCCGGGCCGGTCTGATCGACGACCGGCGGGTGTGGGCGAACGCGTCCGGTGTGTACGCCGACAACGTGGCCGAGTACGCGGTGGGAGCACTGCTCGTGGGGTTGCGCCAGTTCCACGCCTCGGTCGCCGCGAAGCGGTGGACCAAGGACGTTCTCGACCCGCGGGTGCAGACCCTCCACGGCTCGACCGTGGCCATCGTCGGATGCGGCGGTATCGGCCGGGCGATGATCCCGCGCCTGCACGCCCTCGGCGCGGACGTCGTCGCGGTCAATCGTTCGGGCCGTCCCGTCGACGGTGCGAAGGTCACGCTGCCGGCCGACCGCACGTCGGAGGTGTGGTCGATGGCCGATCACTTCGTCGTCGCCGCACCTGCGACCGCCGAGACCGATCATCTCGTCGACGCTGCCGCGCTCGCGGCGATGCCCGGGTCGGCGTGGCTCGTGAACGTCGCGCGGGGCAACCTCGTCGACACCGACGCGCTGGTGAAGGCGCTCGGGGACGGTGCGATCGCCGGGGCGGTTCTCGACGTGACCGATCCCGAACCGTTGCCCGAGGGGCATCCGCTGTGGGATCTCGACAACGCCGTGATCACACCGCACATCGCCAATACACGTAGTCGGCTGACGCAGACGTTCGCGCCGACCCTCGAGGAGAACGTGCGCCGGTTCGTCGCGGGCGAGGAGTTGATCGCCCGGGTCGATCCGAACGCGGGTTACTGAGGCCGTTCGGCCGCCTTCTTGATCGCGGACAGGCGACGGTCCCAGCCTGTCCCCACGGCGTCGATCGCACGCCCGACCGCGCTCAGCCGCGATCCGAGGGCGGAGAAGCGGATCTCCCGTCCGGCGCGCTCGGAGGTCACGAGACCGCACTGTTCGAGCACCGCCAGATGCTTGGCGATGGCCTGACGGGAGACCGTGAACTCGGCCGCGAGTCCGGACGCCGACGCCGGAGACCGGCCCAGTCGCTGCAGGATGCGCCATCGGGTGTCGTCGGCCAGGGCCGCGAAAACGGGATGCAGATCGGCGGAGAACTCAGCGTCGGGCAACGCTTTCGTCCTTCTCGAGATGGTGCTTGGCGATTTCCAGTTCGGCCGTCCAGCCGCGGGAGTTCTCCTCGAAGCGGGTGCGGCGTTCGCTCGCGTCGCCGGGCAGGGAGTCGAATCCGGTTTCCGTGACTCGTAATTCGGTTGTGCCGGTGTCGAGCGCGGTGAGCCGGAACTCGACGAGGGTCGACGGACTGTCGGGATCGGTGTGGTCGGCGAGCCAGCGGAAGGCCGCGTAATGCGGTTCGTCGAGGGTCACGGTGCGGAAGACGAAGGCGCCG
This window of the Rhodococcus pyridinivorans genome carries:
- a CDS encoding sucrase ferredoxin; amino-acid sequence: MTTISAPTCSALSALDEPLPGTAATAPGYVCLEVPTGWGRDVLDGTALGAELSDELSARAKAADVRILFIRRPGRDVVRETRTVLLARTEPENTWCERLEITEPAELLDIVPRVVAGPAPGFGTAVQDPIALVCAHGKRDRCCAVLGRPIAAALTAEFGQDVWECSHTGGHRFAPSMIMLPTGYTYGRLDEDDSLAAVRDAGKGKVHAAGLRGRSTWGAAGQAAEIAVREAIDEFAIDAVTVEDGDEPIVRHRDGRAWQVGVETSELPARPASCGAAAKPARPVVATTITPL
- a CDS encoding alcohol dehydrogenase catalytic domain-containing protein; translated protein: MQITGAVLEEIGRRRRYEESTPLSVDLLELDPPGPGEALVEIECAGVCHSDLSVVDGNRPRPVPMLLGHEAAGRIVELGDDTTGFSVGERVVMTFMPRCGECEGCASNGIRPCIPGSAANAAGTLLSGARRLHRDGNDVHHHLGASAFATHAVVDTRSLVGVGDDVPAEVAALMGCAVLTGGGAVVNTARPQAGDTLVVVGLGGVGMAALLVALAHDDVTVIAVDTSPDKRDTARSLGAERVLSPDEAVEQGVKARLVIEAAGSVPALATAVALTGPGGTTITVGLPAPDARLEISPTALVGEGRSLVGSYLGSAVPARDIPRFVDMWREGRLPVERLVTDRLPLGRINEAMDALADGTALRQILTMD
- a CDS encoding exodeoxyribonuclease III; the encoded protein is MRIATFNINGIRAAQRRGFEDWLRERNPDVVALQEVRAPAAAIPQGVFGKYHLAYDEGTLPGRNGVGILTLHEPAAVRTWSGTALLRLPGEEHVDRIEFDRGALARGLSEFAHEGRYVEVDLADAPITVASLYLPKGGLPAHLQKPGRMRDEPDGGMRYQRKMRFLSAFARQLTRSRLAARAQGREFLIMGDFNVAHTRYDVRNWRRRGQAEGFLPEERAWFDSLLSPRTLVDVVRRNHPEVDGPYSWWSWLGESFASDSGWRIDYHLATPRLARTAISAGTDRDPAPDRRISDHAPVVVDYDI
- a CDS encoding DNA polymerase Y family protein, which produces MNDSSSRRAPARVVALWCPDWPAVAAATAAELPATVPVAVVSANRVVACSASARAAGVRRGLRRREAQARCPELHVARSDPDLEARTFEAVVAAIDAVAPGVEVLRPGLVVLAARGAVRWFGSEEAAAEALIDAVAATGVECQVGVADELSTAVLAARRNALVPTGRGAEFLAPLPVSYLAVEPALAAPRRADTVDLLRRLGIRTIGAFAALSPIDVASRFDADVVAAHRSARGLPERPPSGRPIPPDLTVEQPCDPPVERVDAAAFAGRALAELLHTRLAAAGVACTRLLVTARTGAGEELARTWRCAEPLTPEGTADRVRWQLDGWLTGRNTNRPTAGIVLLRLEPVEVVAAGALQLGLWGGVGDEDERARRALVRVQGLLGGDAVRIGVLGGGRGPTERIVLVPVGDEAIPHSDPDAPWPGRLPPPAPALVLHTPPAIRLDDDVGNPVSVTERGLLSGAPARLRWGSRSWTVIGWAGPWPVDEYWWDPAAARCAARLQVLLEESRALLVFFGADGWRVEGVYD
- a CDS encoding alpha/beta fold hydrolase, coding for MRSPVLTVAPNGVALAYREYAASRESAGSAARSVPVLLVHGMGGDGRTWTRFAGNLVKAGRRVITVDLRGHGRSGRAPSYRFDEFAADVAGLCAHLGVEAVDLVGHSLGGHVGSLVAQQNPGLVRRLVLEETPLPLREGDPVPEVPAHRPTPAELWHAATSMALNPRAVTAFDRSMTPSVVAQFHTPNPVWWKHLPSLDAPTLLLRGARRGSMVDPRLLTAAVDALPSASVREIGCGHSIHRDRARDFAAAVVPFLTDRTVA